The Oncorhynchus tshawytscha isolate Ot180627B linkage group LG02, Otsh_v2.0, whole genome shotgun sequence genome contains the following window.
tggaggctctggactgcagaccgccGCTGGAGGCTCTGGCTGCAGACCGCcgctggaggcctggtgcgtggagctggcacaggatgtactgggctgtggaggcataCTGGAGGTCTGGTGCGTAGAGCCTGCACAAATTGTCCCGGACAGATGACACACTCCGCacggcgagtgcggggagctggcacaggacgtaccggactgagaaagcgcactggaggcctggtgcgtggagccggcacaggtggcaccggactggtgacacgcacttcagggcaagtgcgaggagcaggcacaggacgtaccggactggggaggcacactggaggcctagtgcgtggagccggcCATAGGTGGTACTggactggtgacacacacctcaAGGCGAGTGCGGAGAGCTGGCAGAGGACGTTCAGGGCTGgggaggcgtactggagacctggtgcgtggagccggcacagattTTACCAGACTGATAGCACGCTCCTTGGGACGAGTACGGAGAGCTGACTCGCCGACCACCCCTTGTCGTCCCCCCATCAAAAAAACAATTTTGGGCTGTTTTTTGTGCTTTCTTTGTGGCCGTGAACCCCGGCGTCGTagctgtcctcccttctctccttgcaTCTGCCGCCAAGGAAGGCTATCCTGTCCtgccaggatttcctcccaagtccaggatgccTTCCCATCcaagatctcctcccaagttCAGGATCCCttctcctcctgggcacgctgcttggtcctgttgtggtgggatcttctgtcacgatcgtcataagaacatgaggaccaaagcgcagcgtgatatgggttccacatcttttaattcgtgaaacacacaaaaacaataaagagcaaACAACACGTGAAgctatggagtgctcacaggcaactacacacacaaacaaaatcccacaaaaaccagtggggaaatggctgcctaaatatgatccccaatcagagacaacgataaacagctgcctctggttgggaaccatacccggccaacatagatataaacaacctagattacccaccctagtcacaccccgacctaaccaaaataggtcataaaaaggctctctatggtcagtaACACTAGATATTTTAACATCAAAGTTTAGAACTGCTTGTTTCAACCTTGATTCAGTGTCATTATGATTGTGCCTGCTCTGCTTGGTATATTGGGCTATCAAAAAAGCTGAAAAAGAGAATGCGGGTCATGCAAAATAATGctatcaggtatatgctgaatgtccTCCCTAGGATCCACATAGGGAGGTGGGCTTGTTGCCTTTGGAGTCCAGAGTGGACCAACTTAAAATGGATCATATGTTTGACATCTTAAATGATCATGCCCCAGGTTATATGAAAAACCACATTGATATGATCTATAACCATCACAGTTACAATTCCAGAGCTAGTGTTATGTCTTGTAAAATCCCAAGAGTAAACAGTACTGCGAGGAGCACATTTTTTTATAAAGGCATTTGTCTATGGAGTAGCCTCCCCTTCAAGATCAAGCAAAGAATAAGTTAAAAATAGGTTTAAAAAGCAGGCAAAGGTTTTCATTTGGAGAAGGTTGTCTGAGTAAGAGAAACCACTCCACTGCCCCTTGTGCCCCCTACTGCTGGTCAGGTGTATTTATTTGAAGGATCGGTATGATGTCCAATGAATAGTTTGTTTGAATGTGAAATGAATATAGTTGATTTAAGGTAAGGGAAGACCCCCATGAAAAGGTAAGGGAAAAGTGCAGTGAATAGTGCCACTTTTTAGGATGtcaatataaatgaatgtatttatgGTTTGTAATTTTGTCTTGCCTTTTAATCATTtatatgtgttattgtttttaccaTTGAGGACCATTTTGGAAACAAGCATTTTAATTAATACTttcaagtgatatcctctgggtccaCATTGTACATTTAGTTGAATATGTCTGATATCCTCCCAAAAAATACATTCAATTGAAAAAAAATTCAAGACCATCCTAAATGTTAACAAGCAGCTGTCCATACTAGAACTCCACTAGGTAGCTGCGTGCCTTCATCAGGCGTTTGAGCTTGTTCTGCAGTGCAGCCCTCTTGCTGCCGATGTCAAAGTCCTCCTTCAGCAGCTGCTCGATGTTGTCCTTCTCCTGCAGCATCTGAAGCATCTCCCTCTGCAGCTGGGAAGCAGACTCCTGCAGGACAAGGTAGCGGATCACCATGGGAATCTGATCAGCCAGACGCTGACTGGATATCTGGCaaagataaagagacagacaagacaaaacaccTATTAATAAAATAGATAGATATAGTGGTCTACCATCACTTTTGTTCCATTCAAGTTTTAGTCCCCTCACAATGGTTggttcacacacactctgaattgTATAATGTTATAGCACATTTACATGTAACAACATAATCTATCTTTCAGGGAATTGGTGAAGAAATGAGTTTAAGTGTCAGCAGTTCCATTCAATCTCTGAGTTAGTGCCCTCTTATCCCTAGTCTGAAGAGCTGGTGGAAATACAGGTAGGTTCTTGTTTAGGGTTCTTGTTTAGGCCAGCATCTAAGATAGTGATTTACACAGTACTTACCCCGTAATAGGACTTGAGGTGCAGCATCATCTCCTGTAGGGTGGCATGGTTGTCTGTGCTAAAGATCGTACTCCTTTTCTTATTGTTTGGTAAGGGTCGgtcgtcttcctcctccctcttcctctcactcaGACTGTGGCTGTAGGTGCTGTCCTGTGTGTACACTATCATCTCCATCTTGAACTGAGTCCTCAACATGGACTCAGCTGTAGACTCATTCACCTGCTTAATGGCCTCAATCTTTGTCTGTAGTTGAAACAAAACACAACTCAGTCAATCAACAGGAGATAAATGTAGTTGGTGCATGTCAGCCATCTCATTCACATACAGGTTGATGACCAACTGTGGGAATATCAGAGATAAATGGTGACATTAATATTGCATGGTGTGAGATAAACCTTTGCTGATTTCAGGAGGTTAGGAAATCCAGTGAAACTGCTCTGAGCCAGCtgtaagaacaccttcctaacggCATCTAGAGAAGGGAAGAAACACCATAACATCACTCTGACACAGGACTCACAGATAGATTACATTCTTGGATGGAAAATATACATAAAGCATCTTGGCTTTATAGTTTGGCAAATAGGCTCCCATATTAAATAATATACTTGGTTTTAGTATATGTAAAAAAAGTGGGAAAAAAGAAGAACCTTCTCAAACATATACTATACCTGAAATCTCCTTCAGTTTCTTGACTGCTGGTTCCTCGAGTTGTTTGATCTGGTCTTTCACCATCACCTCAAAGGTCTTGTAGTTGATGAACCCTGGGAGCTCCCTTCCACGGTACGTCTTCTCATAATCAGCCACTTCTCCCTCGATCCTCTGGTTAACTGCAATATACAAAGGATGTCATTATGTTGCATTACACTAAATAAGCAAGTGTGTGAGCCTTCCATGTCAAATAAAAATTCTGTACATCAATCTCAATTCAAATAGCAATTCTTTGTTATCTAGCTCGCTGAAGTAAGCCATCGTTTTTGATGGGTGCATCGGAGCATGATAATGGTGAACTCACAGTTTTCTCCAGAGCGATCCAGGTGTAGCTTCCATTTCCCAAACTCTTGTCTGAGTGTGGAAAAGACATTGAGACGAACTCCGCTTTTCAGCTCCTCCCCAGTGCTCAGGTTGATGGCATCCTGGGTGAACGCAGTCACTTTCtgagacacagaaagagatgTTATTAGATACTTGGGAGGGGTAGATGTGTAAAGAGAAACAGCTATGGATAAGATTTCATCAACTTTCAAATGCTTTCCTGAATTGATAAGTTTTGCTAACAAAGACAAACATGGCTGTTGTGAGTTTGGGTCAAGGCCAGAGCTGAGTGAAGGAGAGGGTAACTAAATCATCTGTTGCAGGCTGGGGAGCTCACATCGATCAGGAAGTACATCTTTTCTGCCGAGTCCTCAGGGGGTCCGGTACCATATCTTTCCAGCTCGGCATGTGTCTCTGCCAGCTTTGCCTCAATCTGCTCTTCTAGACGAGGCAGGGATTTCTAAAGGGCACAACGCAGAGTCATGGCTCATAGCAACAGTCACTTAGTAACAAATGTATAGGATTTTGTGCAGTAACATGTAATGGAAGAAGAATTTACCTCGATATGATGCACCAGTTCAAGAGTTAATTTCTCTGCCAGTTTAGGGATGGTGGCATGCCCCTCATCATAAAGTGTACTGCAGAAAGGTtagaaaaaacaggttttcacaACATACCAAGTAGTTTGGTTACCACACAGGTACACAATTCAATTAAAAACGAACACACTTTGAGTGTTTAAAATGGGCACTGGATCAAATTTGCTTCATGCTTTCCAAGACAGCTTTTAAAATCTAAGGCACACTTCAACCCAGAGGACCAACCTGAGATGAGCGTGCTCTTTGAAGAaagccttctccctctctgtggcCTCGGTCAGTGAGACTCGCTCCATGATCTCCTTCTGGCCCCTGCACTTGACTATCATGTAGCCCTTAGTCAGGTGGATAACCTCATTATGAACTATGTCCACCACCATCTCCTCTGTGCCTTTGTCTACCAGGTCAGGCTTGGTCAGGATGCCTGTTCAATGGGAAACGCACACAAGTCTAACTCATTAAAGTCAACATAAGTCAACATGGTCCATAATAGTTGAGTAAATAATAAAAGGGGGATTACCTAATGTCCTTTCCCCTTCAGGGTCCACCTCTTGTGCCATCTGCAAAGCCTCTGTGGTTGCAATGTCAACATTGCATGGCACAACCACCAAGTTGATTGTTTCTTGCTTTGTGATGAACTTCCGTATCAGTCGCTTAATCTGAAAATGTCATATATTATACATAACATGTCGTGGGGGGACTTGGTTTCTGTGTTAAAAATGCAGTGTATTCCCACTAACATTGTGGGTGGGGTGGAAGGGTGTACCTGTTCACCAATGTTCTCAGGTTGACCCTTGACAGCTACACGGGCGATGCCTGGCAGGTCGATGAGTGTGAGGTCTGGGACGTCAGGGGAGCCAATCTCTAGGCTGATGAGGTCATCACTGATACCCACCCCCACACCTGCCATTTCATCCTGGGCTGAAGGGAGGAATAAGAATACAGAACACCGTTGCTAGAAACCACCAGGGTTCCAACAGCACAATAGTAAAGTGGATCAAGTTATCTTTTTTATTGGCATTTAGGTATTTAATACTTATAGGTGTGCTCTCTTATGGATTGGAGAACATAGATAAGACTTTAGAGACTTTCATCTTTGCCATGATCAGCAGACCAATGACCACACCTTCACGAATTTTCTTCTCCACATCAGAGGGATCCTCAATCTCCTCTTCATGGTCTTGGTAGCTGATTTTTCCATGccattcttctccttctctcttcctcttcatcttcaGCTCGAGAGGGCATCGTGTTACAATACCTGTCAGAGTTGACAGAGGAATTAGAAAGCATGAAAGAGATTAAATTAAACTGTAAGAAACACAGAAAAAACAGTCCATATACAACATTTTCCCAgtacaatcaaattaaattgtgaaATATTCCATCTTTCTGTGCTTGTAGTtgatcccccaaaaacatttgacATCTTGTTTTAAAGAAAATTGGTAGTCACATTTTGCTCAGTCATCAATCATTGATCATAATGCATTATGAAAATGTATCGAAAGCATGTTAGAAAACGCTCCAAACCAATTCTGAATGATGTCTcgcacaaaaaatatatatactgtataatgttccACTGTCCCATAAATCCATATTTGTGTTGCTGTTGTAAAGAGCATCATTCAAACATGGATTCATGGCACAGttgatttattttgtatttttatgagTGCAGAGACATCATTCAGAGTCAGAATGGGATTTTGATGTAATAGttggtgtggagtgttttagtgttTTCTAATATGCGTTACACATATTTGCATATTGCAATACAGTCAATGGCAAGTGATGACTCAGCAAAATGGGAAGTATAATTCTCTGttatgaaaaaataaatatatataatacaaaaAAACATTGGGGAATCAATTACAATCACAGAAAAAGTGAAAATAAAGCTGCATATAAAATGGGTGAACTTCCTCTTTAACATATTAAATTAAGAGATCAAATGATAACCAAATCAATACAGATTCACTTGTTAAACCTCTCTGAGACATTGATAGATGATAAATACTTGTTACCTCAATTTATCAAACTATCACTCACCACTCCCCCTTGGCAAAGCCACCCCAGACAGCGCCTCCAGCACCGAGCTCTTTCCCGAACTCTGGTCCCCTATCACGGCGATGGCAGGCAGCGCAAGGTCCTTCTCTACGCCAAGGGAGCGCAGGGAGTCGATAAGGTCTATACAGGGACGCACCTTCTCCTCATAATGTTGGTTTAGAGTGTTATTCATGGTGTATTATTATTTAGTGATAACACTTAAATAAAAAGCTAAGTGTTCTGCTCTCTGATGACCACTGTGTGTCCCCTTTCTCCGATACAGGAGATTTTACGTCTCGATACGTTTTATAATGGGTGAAACAACCGGTTCCGTGTGTTCAGTGTCATCACTGGGAATCGAATCTTAAGCGGTTGTTCCCACTTTCACTTCTTCATCGAAAGTTAGTGCCGAAGCTGGAAGCTGCACCCAAATGAACCAAACGACATGTGAGACATAGCGTAAATTCTAGGCTACACCACTAGATG
Protein-coding sequences here:
- the LOC112247235 gene encoding interferon-induced GTP-binding protein Mx3, which encodes MNNTLNQHYEEKVRPCIDLIDSLRSLGVEKDLALPAIAVIGDQSSGKSSVLEALSGVALPRGSGIVTRCPLELKMKRKREGEEWHGKISYQDHEEEIEDPSDVEKKIREAQDEMAGVGVGISDDLISLEIGSPDVPDLTLIDLPGIARVAVKGQPENIGEQIKRLIRKFITKQETINLVVVPCNVDIATTEALQMAQEVDPEGERTLGILTKPDLVDKGTEEMVVDIVHNEVIHLTKGYMIVKCRGQKEIMERVSLTEATEREKAFFKEHAHLSTLYDEGHATIPKLAEKLTLELVHHIEKSLPRLEEQIEAKLAETHAELERYGTGPPEDSAEKMYFLIDKVTAFTQDAINLSTGEELKSGVRLNVFSTLRQEFGKWKLHLDRSGENFNQRIEGEVADYEKTYRGRELPGFINYKTFEVMVKDQIKQLEEPAVKKLKEISDAVRKVFLQLAQSSFTGFPNLLKSAKTKIEAIKQVNESTAESMLRTQFKMEMIVYTQDSTYSHSLSERKREEEDDRPLPNNKKRSTIFSTDNHATLQEMMLHLKSYYGISSQRLADQIPMVIRYLVLQESASQLQREMLQMLQEKDNIEQLLKEDFDIGSKRAALQNKLKRLMKARSYLVEF